A portion of the Microbacterium hominis genome contains these proteins:
- a CDS encoding uroporphyrinogen-III synthase → MNHAPHASSEKPLAGWRVLVPRGGPWGDGVAATLRRKGASPVVAPLINFAPSTDQETLEQALVDLSAGAFDWLTMTSATTVDVLYAYRAKIPAHTRVAAVGETTAAALQAVGYRVDLVPADDNSAVGLAADLIAREPEPREILTLRSEIAKPVLTETLIGAGHRVRSVVAYRTIGVPVSDKVAADVRSGRVNAILVTSGSVAEQVVAQFPDIPDSTLIAAIGPRTAADARHAGLEVDVVAQTQTVDSLIDALGSFPLPYAADEFTPRTGVLPLPGYENS, encoded by the coding sequence ATGAACCACGCCCCACACGCATCGTCTGAGAAGCCCCTCGCCGGCTGGCGCGTCCTCGTGCCCCGCGGCGGGCCGTGGGGCGACGGCGTCGCGGCGACGCTCCGACGCAAAGGTGCCAGTCCCGTGGTCGCGCCGCTCATCAACTTCGCCCCGTCGACCGACCAGGAGACCCTCGAGCAGGCGCTCGTCGATCTGTCGGCCGGCGCCTTCGACTGGCTCACGATGACCAGCGCCACGACCGTGGACGTGCTCTACGCGTACCGCGCGAAGATCCCCGCGCACACCCGGGTCGCCGCCGTCGGCGAGACCACCGCCGCCGCGCTGCAGGCGGTCGGCTACCGGGTCGATCTCGTGCCCGCCGACGACAACTCCGCGGTGGGCCTCGCCGCCGACCTCATCGCCCGTGAGCCCGAGCCGCGCGAGATCCTCACGTTGCGCAGCGAGATCGCCAAGCCCGTGCTCACCGAGACGCTCATCGGCGCCGGCCATCGGGTGCGCAGCGTCGTCGCCTACCGCACGATCGGCGTGCCGGTGTCCGACAAGGTCGCCGCCGACGTGCGATCGGGCCGGGTCAACGCGATCCTCGTGACGAGCGGCTCGGTCGCCGAGCAGGTGGTCGCGCAGTTCCCCGACATCCCCGATTCGACCCTCATCGCCGCGATCGGCCCGCGCACGGCCGCCGATGCCCGGCACGCGGGGCTCGAGGTCGACGTCGTCGCGCAGACCCAGACGGTGGACTCGCTCATCGATGCGCTCGGGTCGTTCCCGCTGCCGTACGCCGCCGACGAATTCACGCCCCGCACGGGCGTGCTGCCGCTCCCCGGGTACGAGAACTCGTGA
- the cofD gene encoding 2-phospho-L-lactate transferase has translation MTSRAPRVVVLAGGVGGSRFVLGVRSALRDRGVADTAASLTVVVNTGDDLWLSGVRLQPDVDSITYALAGVNDTVRGWGRAGDTERVNAELQAWGAGWPWFTLGDLDLGTHLARTGWLRDGLTPTAVLARMAERWPLGARLLPMTDAEVDTRVVFADGSDMHFQEWWTRHRATLAPARFENPGIEAAAAAPGVTEAIAAADVVLVAPSNPVVSIGPILAVPGMRAALAAAPARVVGVSPIIGGEVVRGMADVCLTAIGVETSAAAVAAHYGARSSGGLLDAWLLAEEDAAAADEVAGRGIHSPVVPLWMTDAATSAALAEAALRTGGV, from the coding sequence GTGACCTCGCGCGCACCGCGCGTGGTCGTGCTCGCCGGAGGCGTCGGCGGATCGCGGTTCGTGCTCGGCGTGCGGTCCGCGCTGCGCGATCGCGGCGTCGCCGACACCGCGGCATCCCTCACGGTCGTCGTCAACACCGGCGACGACCTGTGGCTCTCGGGCGTGCGCCTGCAGCCCGACGTCGACTCGATCACCTACGCGCTGGCCGGCGTGAACGACACCGTCCGCGGGTGGGGACGCGCCGGTGACACCGAGCGCGTCAACGCCGAGCTGCAGGCGTGGGGAGCCGGCTGGCCCTGGTTCACGCTCGGCGACCTCGATCTCGGCACCCACCTCGCGCGCACCGGATGGCTGCGCGACGGGCTCACGCCCACCGCGGTGCTCGCCCGCATGGCCGAGCGGTGGCCGCTCGGCGCCCGGCTGCTGCCGATGACCGACGCCGAGGTCGACACGCGGGTGGTCTTCGCCGACGGATCGGACATGCACTTCCAGGAGTGGTGGACGCGCCACCGGGCGACCCTCGCCCCCGCCCGTTTCGAGAACCCGGGCATCGAGGCGGCTGCTGCGGCGCCCGGGGTGACCGAGGCGATCGCCGCGGCCGACGTCGTGCTCGTCGCGCCGTCGAACCCGGTGGTGTCGATCGGGCCGATCCTGGCCGTGCCTGGAATGCGCGCGGCCCTCGCCGCCGCACCGGCGCGCGTCGTCGGCGTCTCGCCGATCATCGGCGGAGAGGTCGTGCGCGGCATGGCCGACGTGTGCCTCACCGCCATCGGCGTGGAGACCTCCGCCGCGGCAGTCGCGGCCCACTACGGGGCCCGATCCTCGGGCGGACTCCTCGACGCGTGGCTGCTCGCCGAGGAAGACGCGGCTGCCGCCGACGAGGTGGCCGGGCGCGGCATCCACTCTCCCGTCGTTCCGCTGTGGATGACCGACGCCGCCACCTCGGCCGCCCTCGCCGAAGCCGCGCTGCGCACCGGCGGCGTGTGA
- a CDS encoding HhH-GPD-type base excision DNA repair protein: MTLHITGDPAADRLLTDEPLALLIGMLLDQQVAMETAFAGPLKIRERVGSMDAATLAGFDPEAFVEEFKKTPAVHRFPGSMAARVQSLCAAVDQDWGGDAAAIWTQGDPDGATVLKRLKALPGFGEQKAKIFLALLGKQYGYDGAGWRDAAGAYGEEGSYRSVADIVSPESLTKVREYKREMKAAAKTATS, from the coding sequence ATGACGCTCCACATCACGGGCGACCCCGCCGCCGACCGCCTGCTGACCGACGAGCCGCTGGCCCTGCTCATCGGGATGCTGCTCGACCAGCAGGTCGCCATGGAGACCGCGTTCGCCGGCCCGCTGAAGATCCGCGAGCGGGTGGGATCGATGGATGCCGCCACCCTCGCCGGCTTCGACCCCGAGGCCTTCGTCGAGGAGTTCAAGAAGACGCCCGCGGTGCACCGCTTCCCGGGCTCGATGGCGGCGCGCGTGCAGTCGCTCTGCGCCGCGGTCGACCAGGACTGGGGCGGCGATGCCGCCGCGATCTGGACGCAGGGCGACCCCGACGGGGCGACCGTGCTCAAGCGCCTGAAGGCGCTGCCGGGATTCGGCGAGCAGAAGGCGAAGATCTTCCTGGCGCTGCTGGGCAAGCAGTACGGCTACGACGGCGCCGGATGGCGCGACGCGGCCGGCGCCTACGGCGAGGAGGGCTCGTACCGCAGCGTCGCCGACATCGTCTCGCCCGAATCGCTCACCAAGGTGCGCGAGTACAAGCGTGAGATGAAGGCCGCGGCCAAGACCGCGACGTCGTAG
- a CDS encoding phage holin family protein yields MTTPRGLRDRADDSLLTLVGEIPELIRNLVVAEVEAAKKWAAKTSKDAGIGVVWVLAALFVLFWAVPVLFTVIIAALSLVWPVWLAALVVFAVMLVITAVLALLGLMRFKRLSSRQNPVQSIAQDVKEVRDEL; encoded by the coding sequence ATGACGACCCCCCGTGGCCTCCGCGATCGCGCGGACGACAGCCTGCTGACGCTCGTCGGCGAGATTCCGGAGCTGATCCGAAACCTCGTGGTCGCCGAGGTCGAGGCGGCGAAGAAGTGGGCGGCGAAGACCTCGAAGGATGCCGGGATCGGCGTCGTCTGGGTGCTCGCCGCCCTGTTCGTGCTGTTCTGGGCGGTTCCGGTGCTGTTCACCGTCATCATCGCCGCCCTGTCGCTGGTGTGGCCGGTGTGGCTGGCAGCGCTGGTCGTGTTCGCCGTGATGCTCGTGATCACCGCGGTGCTCGCACTGCTGGGGCTGATGCGCTTCAAGCGCCTCTCGAGCCGCCAGAATCCGGTGCAGTCGATCGCCCAGGATGTGAAGGAGGTGCGCGATGAGCTCTGA
- a CDS encoding sulfite exporter TauE/SafE family protein codes for MPDLTWWAWVALGAASLIVGLSKTAVPGAGTVAVAIFAAVLPARQSTGTLLLLLIVADIFAVTMYRRHANWRALLRLMPAVVVGVLLGVVFLAFADDVWVKRVIGVILLAVIAITLVRRRLGATAGGEGSHRVASATYGTLGGFTTMVANAAGPVMSMYFLAARFPVKEFLGTAAWFFAIVNIFKVPFSVGIGIITAPGLLVDAVLVPLVVIGAFAGRWLASRLDQSVFEKLVIVFTVVGAVYLLVS; via the coding sequence GTGCCCGATCTCACCTGGTGGGCGTGGGTTGCCCTGGGCGCGGCGTCGCTGATCGTCGGACTGTCGAAGACCGCGGTGCCCGGCGCCGGAACCGTCGCGGTCGCGATCTTCGCGGCGGTGCTGCCGGCGCGACAGTCCACCGGCACGCTCCTGCTGCTGCTGATCGTGGCCGACATCTTCGCGGTCACGATGTACCGCCGCCACGCGAACTGGCGGGCGCTGCTGCGGCTCATGCCGGCCGTGGTCGTCGGAGTGCTGCTCGGCGTCGTGTTCCTCGCGTTCGCCGACGATGTGTGGGTCAAGCGCGTCATCGGGGTGATCCTGCTCGCGGTGATCGCGATCACGCTCGTGCGGCGGCGGCTGGGTGCGACGGCGGGCGGCGAGGGCTCGCACCGTGTGGCCTCGGCGACCTACGGCACGCTCGGCGGCTTCACCACGATGGTCGCCAATGCGGCCGGGCCGGTCATGTCGATGTACTTCCTGGCGGCGCGGTTCCCGGTGAAGGAGTTCCTCGGCACCGCGGCGTGGTTCTTCGCGATCGTGAACATCTTCAAGGTGCCGTTCTCGGTCGGGATCGGCATCATCACCGCGCCGGGACTGCTCGTGGATGCCGTGCTGGTGCCGCTCGTGGTGATCGGCGCCTTCGCCGGTCGGTGGCTGGCCTCGCGCCTGGACCAGTCGGTGTTCGAGAAGCTGGTGATCGTCTTCACGGTCGTCGGCGCGGTCTACCTGCTGGTCTCCTGA
- a CDS encoding protoporphyrinogen/coproporphyrinogen oxidase — protein sequence MEDVTDSPAPFGDLLQHAHETRVVVIGGGIAGLVAAYECAKVGMPVTLLESSDRVGGAVATIDVDGLPVDTGAAGWARRGGAVRTLVDELGLGDAVVHPRDSRTWIAGLPRGAAAEVPGDAVAGIPANPWDERVRPFLGWGGTWRAYVDRLRPPMTIGIERNLDKLVRSRMGDAVADRLVAPLSVGGYGVTPDTVDVEGAAPGLSTALTRTGSLGGAVADLRATPPEGPAISGLEGGLSLLADALRERITALGGTVRVDAAATAIARTGTEADARWRVTVDAVDAVDAVDAVDAVDAGDVATGLDGAGQVPGDGSADAARAQLDADLVVLAADEGAVRALVEDAAPGALPARAAAPIAREVVTLVVDAAALDAAPRGAAVYSVPGSHAAAGVLHDTARWEWLARAAGPGRHVLRVMFGSAGTAPATAALDDAAAFDLARREATALLGAELGTVRAARRDRFTLARPGSALGVDEHADTVRAAVRGIPGLAAVGGWLSGSGLAQVVADAVAEAEHVRRRALWGSDAVEPAE from the coding sequence ATGGAGGACGTGACGGACTCCCCAGCGCCCTTCGGCGACCTCCTCCAGCACGCGCACGAGACCCGCGTCGTCGTCATCGGCGGCGGCATCGCAGGCCTGGTCGCCGCGTACGAATGCGCGAAGGTCGGCATGCCGGTCACGCTGCTGGAGTCCTCCGACCGCGTCGGGGGCGCCGTCGCCACGATCGACGTCGACGGACTCCCGGTCGATACCGGCGCTGCCGGCTGGGCGCGACGCGGCGGCGCAGTCCGCACCCTCGTCGACGAGCTGGGTCTCGGCGACGCCGTCGTGCATCCGCGCGACTCCCGCACCTGGATCGCCGGGCTGCCGCGCGGTGCGGCGGCCGAGGTTCCGGGTGACGCCGTGGCCGGCATCCCGGCCAACCCGTGGGACGAGCGGGTGCGCCCGTTCCTCGGGTGGGGCGGCACGTGGCGCGCGTACGTCGACCGGCTGCGCCCGCCGATGACCATCGGCATCGAGCGCAACCTCGACAAGCTCGTCCGCTCGCGCATGGGCGACGCGGTCGCCGACCGCCTCGTCGCGCCGTTGAGCGTGGGCGGCTACGGCGTCACGCCCGACACCGTCGACGTCGAGGGCGCGGCGCCGGGCCTGAGCACGGCGCTCACCCGCACCGGATCCCTCGGCGGCGCCGTCGCAGACCTGCGCGCCACCCCACCGGAGGGGCCGGCGATCTCCGGGCTGGAAGGCGGACTCTCGCTCCTCGCCGACGCGCTGCGCGAGCGGATCACGGCGCTCGGCGGCACCGTGCGCGTGGATGCCGCGGCCACCGCGATCGCGCGGACCGGCACCGAGGCCGACGCCCGGTGGCGCGTGACGGTCGACGCCGTCGACGCCGTCGACGCCGTCGACGCCGTCGACGCCGTCGACGCCGGCGATGTCGCCACCGGACTCGACGGCGCCGGGCAGGTCCCGGGCGATGGGTCCGCGGACGCGGCGCGCGCGCAGCTCGATGCGGATCTGGTCGTGCTGGCCGCCGACGAGGGCGCCGTGCGGGCTCTGGTGGAGGATGCCGCGCCCGGCGCGCTGCCGGCGCGCGCCGCCGCGCCGATCGCGCGCGAGGTCGTCACGCTCGTCGTCGACGCCGCGGCGCTGGATGCCGCTCCCCGTGGCGCCGCGGTCTACAGCGTGCCCGGCTCGCACGCGGCCGCGGGCGTGCTCCACGACACCGCCCGGTGGGAGTGGCTCGCGCGCGCGGCCGGGCCCGGCCGCCACGTGCTGCGCGTCATGTTCGGATCCGCCGGCACGGCTCCGGCGACCGCGGCGCTCGACGACGCCGCGGCGTTCGACCTCGCCCGCCGCGAGGCGACCGCGCTGCTGGGCGCCGAGCTCGGCACGGTGCGGGCCGCCCGCCGCGATCGCTTCACCCTCGCGCGCCCGGGCTCCGCGCTCGGGGTGGACGAGCACGCCGACACGGTGCGAGCCGCGGTGCGCGGCATCCCGGGCCTGGCCGCCGTCGGCGGGTGGCTCTCGGGCAGCGGACTGGCCCAGGTGGTCGCCGATGCCGTCGCCGAGGCGGAGCACGTGCGCCGCCGCGCGCTCTGGGGGAGCGACGCGGTCGAACCCGCCGAGTGA